A single window of Blochmannia endosymbiont of Camponotus nipponensis DNA harbors:
- the tkt gene encoding transketolase, translating into MLSERILANAIRILSIDAIQRANSGHPGCPMGMADIAEVLWRDYLNHNPNNPNWINRDRFVLSNGHGSMLLYSVLHLTGYNISIEDLKNFRQLHSKTPGHPEYGHTEGVEVTTGPLGQGLANAVGFAIAERTLAAQFNRAQFNIINHYTYVFLGDGCMMEGISHEACALAGTMKLNKLIMFYDNNGISIDGDVTEWFTDNTAMRFESYGWHVIRNIDGHNRNAIKVAIDQAKAILDKPSLLICNTIIAFGAPNKSGTHNAHGAPLGEEEVAATRKALHWNEPQFIIPKEIYKLWNATILGQTKEDTWQQLFYKYEITYPNLAKELIRRIQRKLPDNWHKKTQKFITNLQMNPQNIATRHASQIVIESFSKKLPELFGGSADLTPSNLTTCSQSSSIIKNPAGNYIHYGVREFGMTAIANGIAHYGTFLPYTATFLTFVEYARNAVRMAALMNSHHIMIYTHDSIGLGEDGPTHQPIEQLANLRMTPNLIVWRPCDQVETAVAWKAAIEHHGPTALILSRQNLMQQERTETQINNIARGGYILKDCQNIPELIIIATGSEITLAINSYYRLTEEGYKIRVISLPSTNIFDRQDKSYREYILPNAVINRIAIEASSIDYWYKYVGLYGEIIGMNTFGKSAPSNQLFKFFDFTVDYIIKKSYKLLKNLK; encoded by the coding sequence ATGTTATCAGAAAGAATATTAGCTAATGCTATACGTATATTAAGCATAGACGCCATACAACGAGCTAATTCTGGACATCCAGGATGTCCCATGGGGATGGCCGATATCGCTGAAGTACTATGGAGAGACTACTTAAATCATAACCCTAACAATCCAAATTGGATTAATAGAGATCGATTTGTTTTATCTAATGGACACGGGTCAATGTTACTTTATAGCGTACTACACTTAACTGGATACAACATATCTATAGAAGATCTAAAAAATTTTAGACAATTACATTCTAAAACACCGGGCCATCCAGAATACGGACACACTGAGGGAGTTGAAGTTACAACAGGTCCATTAGGACAAGGTCTCGCTAATGCTGTAGGATTCGCCATTGCTGAACGCACACTAGCAGCTCAATTCAATCGCGCGCAATTTAATATCATTAACCATTATACCTATGTATTTTTAGGAGACGGATGCATGATGGAAGGTATTTCACATGAAGCTTGCGCGTTAGCCGGAACTATGAAACTAAATAAATTAATTATGTTTTATGATAATAACGGAATCTCTATAGACGGAGATGTAACAGAATGGTTTACGGATAATACTGCCATGCGCTTTGAATCTTATGGATGGCATGTAATACGTAATATAGATGGCCATAATAGAAACGCGATTAAAGTTGCGATTGATCAAGCCAAAGCCATATTAGACAAACCATCGTTATTAATATGCAATACTATTATTGCTTTTGGAGCTCCAAATAAAAGCGGAACACACAACGCCCACGGCGCACCATTAGGAGAAGAAGAAGTTGCCGCCACTCGAAAAGCACTTCATTGGAATGAGCCTCAATTTATTATACCAAAAGAAATATATAAACTATGGAATGCTACTATACTAGGTCAAACAAAAGAAGATACTTGGCAACAACTATTTTATAAATACGAAATCACTTATCCTAATTTAGCAAAAGAACTAATAAGACGAATACAACGAAAATTACCTGATAATTGGCATAAAAAAACACAAAAATTCATTACAAATTTACAAATGAATCCTCAAAACATTGCTACACGTCACGCTTCTCAAATTGTAATTGAATCCTTTTCTAAAAAATTACCAGAACTTTTTGGTGGATCAGCAGATTTAACACCTAGCAATTTAACCACTTGCTCTCAATCTTCTTCTATTATAAAAAATCCTGCCGGAAATTACATTCATTATGGTGTACGCGAATTTGGAATGACTGCAATTGCAAATGGAATTGCTCATTACGGAACCTTTTTACCCTACACTGCTACATTTTTAACATTTGTTGAGTATGCACGTAATGCTGTTCGTATGGCAGCATTAATGAATAGCCACCATATCATGATTTATACTCATGATTCTATTGGATTAGGGGAAGACGGCCCGACTCATCAACCTATAGAACAATTAGCCAATTTACGCATGACTCCAAATCTAATAGTATGGCGTCCCTGTGATCAAGTAGAAACAGCTGTCGCCTGGAAAGCAGCAATCGAACATCACGGACCAACCGCACTGATTTTATCAAGACAAAATCTCATGCAACAAGAACGCACAGAAACTCAAATTAATAACATTGCTCGTGGGGGATACATTCTTAAAGACTGTCAAAATATCCCTGAATTAATTATAATTGCTACTGGATCAGAAATAACATTAGCAATAAATTCATACTATCGCTTAACTGAAGAGGGCTACAAAATACGAGTTATTTCTTTACCTTCTACTAACATATTTGATCGGCAAGATAAATCATACCGTGAATACATATTACCAAATGCAGTAATTAATAGAATAGCTATTGAAGCTAGCAGTATTGATTATTGGTATAAATATGTTGGATTATATGGTGAAATTATCGGCATGAATACATTTGGAAAATCAGCTCCATCAAATCAATTATTTAAATTTTTTGACTTTACTGTAGATTATATAATCAAAAAATCATATAAACTATTAAAAAATCTTAAATAA
- the dapE gene encoding succinyl-diaminopimelate desuccinylase, with protein MNDSPLITLAQKLIQQPSVNPKHHICHEIITNYLQKLGFNIELMHFNDTLNLWAFHSCKRNQKRTLLFIGHTDVVDPGDLQCWNYPPFSGLINDNTLNGRGTVDMKGALAAMLVAANNFITQNSNYQGRLAFLITSDEEGTGINGTTKVVDTLIMRNEHIDYCIVGEPSSQQQLGDVIKNGRRGSLTAKLTIHGTQGHVAYPQFSKNPIHLVIPALSNLLKTTWDKEISRLFPPTAVQISNIYTNNNNNSNNVIPQNVILNCNFRFNDKCPINKIKKYTNEIFRHHTLNYHVDWKLSAEPYFSKPGKLTNVVINAVKYYQKFTPRLETTGGTSDGRFIAKMGAEVIELGARNHTIHKINEYIDLIDLKLLHSIYQKIIEDILLTHD; from the coding sequence ATGAATGATTCACCGCTAATAACACTAGCTCAAAAATTAATTCAGCAACCTTCAGTAAACCCCAAACATCATATTTGTCATGAAATTATTACAAATTATTTACAAAAACTAGGTTTTAATATAGAACTAATGCATTTTAATGATACTCTTAATCTTTGGGCATTTCATAGTTGTAAAAGAAATCAAAAACGCACATTATTATTTATCGGGCATACTGATGTGGTAGATCCTGGAGATCTGCAGTGTTGGAATTACCCCCCGTTTTCAGGATTAATCAATGATAATACATTAAATGGAAGAGGTACAGTGGATATGAAAGGCGCGTTAGCAGCTATGTTAGTAGCGGCTAACAATTTCATCACTCAAAATTCTAATTACCAAGGACGACTTGCGTTTCTCATCACTTCTGACGAAGAAGGAACTGGTATCAACGGAACCACAAAAGTTGTAGATACTCTAATAATGCGCAACGAACACATAGATTATTGCATAGTAGGTGAACCATCTAGTCAACAACAATTAGGCGATGTTATAAAAAATGGAAGACGCGGTTCACTTACTGCGAAATTAACAATACACGGGACACAAGGACATGTAGCGTATCCTCAATTTTCTAAAAATCCAATACATTTAGTTATTCCAGCATTATCAAATCTCTTAAAAACTACATGGGACAAAGAAATAAGTAGATTATTTCCTCCTACTGCTGTTCAAATTAGCAATATTTATACTAATAACAATAATAATAGCAATAATGTCATACCTCAAAACGTTATACTAAACTGTAATTTTCGATTTAATGACAAATGTCCTATTAATAAAATTAAAAAGTATACGAATGAAATATTCAGACACCATACTTTAAATTATCATGTTGATTGGAAACTTTCTGCAGAACCTTATTTTAGCAAACCTGGAAAATTAACTAATGTTGTAATCAATGCAGTGAAATATTATCAAAAATTTACACCTCGCTTAGAAACTACAGGCGGTACTTCTGATGGACGCTTTATTGCTAAGATGGGAGCAGAAGTCATAGAATTAGGCGCACGTAATCATACTATTCATAAAATCAACGAGTATATCGATCTAATCGATTTAAAATTACTTCATTCTATATATCAAAAGATCATAGAAGATATACTACTAACACATGATTAA
- the bamC gene encoding outer membrane protein assembly factor BamC has translation MLNEITSNPLYKGDYFNFLEIFLCVILLSGCSFGPYQEDRCRLNGNLGYLNTTPLAELNLPEDLDVILPISYDDYVVPVIKKFNSSTQKVGKQLNICPPSVLSTDILHESCLINIED, from the coding sequence ATGTTAAATGAAATTACAAGTAACCCCTTATATAAGGGTGATTATTTTAATTTTTTAGAGATTTTTTTGTGTGTGATATTATTGTCAGGTTGTTCTTTTGGACCATATCAGGAAGATCGTTGTAGACTTAATGGTAATTTAGGGTATTTAAATACTACACCCTTGGCTGAATTAAATTTACCAGAAGATTTGGATGTTATATTACCCATATCATATGATGACTATGTTGTCCCTGTTATCAAAAAATTTAATTCTAGTACTCAAAAAGTAGGTAAGCAATTGAATATATGTCCTCCATCAGTCTTATCTACAGATATATTGCATGAATCTTGTTTGATTAACATTGAAGATTAA
- the dapA gene encoding 4-hydroxy-tetrahydrodipicolinate synthase — translation MFTGSIVALITPMDLTGAVDRMSLKKLVDHHVASGTSAIVSVGTTGEMSGLTHEEHVDVVMWTLEFSDGRLPVIAGTGANSTVEAVALTNKFNGSNIAACLSVTPYYNRPNQEGLFQHFKAISESTELPQILYNVPIRTGCDMLPVTVSRLAKIKNIVGIKEATGNLSRVNQLKQLVHEDFMLLSGDDVSALDFMKLGGSGVISVTANVAAKEMAELCKLANENDFSHAQHINRKLIPVHQALFIDSNPIPVKWACKELGLISHYTLRLPMTSLSEVHRNVLKKALINAGLFHVK, via the coding sequence ATGTTTACGGGAAGTATAGTAGCATTAATTACCCCCATGGATTTAACAGGTGCTGTAGATAGAATGAGTTTAAAGAAACTTGTTGATCATCATGTGGCTAGTGGTACATCAGCTATTGTTTCTGTCGGTACAACTGGAGAAATGTCTGGGCTTACACATGAAGAACACGTTGACGTAGTGATGTGGACTTTAGAGTTTAGCGATGGTAGATTGCCTGTTATAGCAGGTACTGGTGCAAATTCGACTGTAGAAGCTGTTGCATTAACCAATAAATTTAATGGTAGTAATATAGCAGCTTGTTTAAGTGTCACTCCTTATTATAATCGTCCTAATCAAGAAGGGTTATTTCAACATTTCAAAGCTATCTCGGAAAGTACAGAATTACCACAGATATTATATAATGTTCCGATACGCACTGGTTGTGATATGTTGCCTGTAACTGTTTCTCGTTTAGCAAAGATAAAAAATATAGTCGGTATTAAAGAAGCAACAGGAAATTTAAGTCGAGTAAATCAATTAAAACAATTAGTGCATGAAGATTTTATGTTATTAAGTGGAGATGATGTAAGCGCATTAGATTTTATGAAATTGGGGGGTTCGGGGGTAATTTCTGTTACAGCAAATGTCGCGGCAAAGGAAATGGCTGAGTTGTGTAAATTAGCAAATGAAAATGATTTTTCACATGCGCAACATATTAACCGTAAATTGATACCTGTGCACCAAGCATTATTTATTGATTCTAATCCTATACCAGTGAAGTGGGCTTGTAAGGAATTAGGATTGATATCACATTATACTTTACGTTTACCTATGACCTCTTTATCTGAAGTACATCGTAATGTGTTAAAGAAAGCTTTAATTAATGCAGGATTATTTCATGTTAAATGA